From the genome of Medicago truncatula cultivar Jemalong A17 chromosome 2, MtrunA17r5.0-ANR, whole genome shotgun sequence:
AATCATGGGCCATTATCCAGCTCAACTAGGTAATCTTGAGGTAAGCATTATTGCGATCTTGTGGTAAGCATTATTCAGAGGATAGAGAGTAAATAGTCATCTTGATCCTCAAATGTGTGAGGTAGTGTCACTATAGTGACAGCGTGTGAAACATTCAAGGACCTAGACGGCTATTTACTCATATAGCACCACCCAAATAAGTTCAAGAAAATACATCTTTAATCTGCATCCCTTCAGCTCCACTAATGCCAACTCCAATATCAGCCTCCTCCTAAGTCCTAAGCATACCAACATCATCTGCACCATCACCACTAAACCGCAGTGTAAACTTCATACCTACacccaaacaattaaataatgcTATCCTGTTATGTTGGTTAACGTTTATGGTGGGAAATAAAAGGATTTGTCCACCATGCATGAAGAGTAAATGGTTTGGCTCTTTCTCGgacatttatatattatttacatAAATAGGCATGGTAAACCATATAAGTATATAGttaacatatgttttttttttaagaactggATTTTCATAAACTCCTATTTTCTTGTGTTTCATTATCGATTTATGGCTTGTAGCACCTTTTTCTTGCTGTACCCATTTTCCTTAACATTTCAGTTCTATAACTTGCCCATTTGTTTTCACAAATAATTTGCAAAATGCAAAATTAGGGTGCTAGAGTAGTATAGTATCTGTGAAAACAAATAATTCCAGCACTAAGCAGATATATAACATATCTTAACCTTTGGAAATCTATTTCCCCTCAAGTAGTCCTTTAAAACTATCACAATCTGAATAGATAGATCTACCAAAATTTGTTAAGATACTACACTGCAAGGTCTATGCCAAATAAGTTAGCTTCAAAAAGGCAACaattaaatttgaatgaagTATGTCATTCACCAATTCCAAGTCTCAAAGTAAAAACCCTAGAAGTTAACCAGTGAAGGACTCAAGTGAAAAAATCATCCTTTGATGGTGGCACCTCAAAATACTCATTTTCCCCATCTATCTATATTCAAATAAAAGAACATGATTacatgaagaaaacctaacacAAAAACCCATTTTCTGAACTATCTCTTTAATCAGTAACCATAAATGGATCCACATCCCCAAGATCAGCAACCAAAGGTTTCATATCATCTGTATCTTCATCTTCTGGCACAAAGTAAGTTGGGAAAGGAAGTATAGATGTGTCAGGTTTTTCATAAACTGCatcttttataaaaacaaagttCCCTGTAGCTCCCGGGACCTGCATAGTGCACATCATACAAAGAGAAGCAATCAGCCCGCATAAAGCCAACATTCCAAATATTTTGGCCAGTTATTAATAAATAATCGGCCTATTAAAATAGATACAGAATGGTTACTGATTCACCATCGTTCTCTTAATGATATCGTCATACGAAATTTCTTAGCTCATATAAACATACAAGTTTCTATACTGGCAGTACTGCAATGTGAATTAAGTGGgattcaaatttaataaaaaattaaaatcattcaTGGCCAACTGTCTTAGTTGATATCCGGTTCTGTGAGGGAAGGAACCCTAGTAATCTACAGTTCAGCCAgaggtaaataaaatttgaatgagGATTGTTTCAGGCTTTCAGCCATGTTTTAAACTCGGATACTTCAGATCGATTCATCTTTAGCTGAAGCTCTTTAACCACTCGAGtttaatcagttttttt
Proteins encoded in this window:
- the LOC25487658 gene encoding 50S ribosomal protein L3-2, mitochondrial, with the protein product MGSSGMLGPCKVFKGKKMPGRMGGKQRTVKNLWVYKIDPARNLMWVKGQVPGATGNFVFIKDAVYEKPDTSILPFPTYFVPEDEDTDDMKPLVADLGDVDPFMVTD